In Eleutherodactylus coqui strain aEleCoq1 chromosome 4, aEleCoq1.hap1, whole genome shotgun sequence, the following are encoded in one genomic region:
- the LOC136624445 gene encoding gastrula zinc finger protein XlCGF57.1-like, producing the protein MTFTIFISQLVKLEEDLIPIDATETHVRGDQPCKEEITTDDPPDDDTRSSEGHLISSDFTVEDDGIIQDTYEEPPIISAMTSAIHSKHLSSDPFIEVPSSDSSQTSKQHRIYRTDVKEETVDTWKKSYPCSECGKCFTQKSHLVVHHRIHTGEKPFSCSECGKCFLDKSHLVKHQSIHSGERPFSCSECGKCFSQKAYLFKHQRGHTKKKLFSCSECGNSFTQKSNLVSHQRIHTGERPFSCSDCGSCFTQKSNLVKHRRIHTGERPFSCSECGKCFTQKPHLVDHQRTHTGEKPFSCSGCWKSFTNKRSLVKHQTMVNHHRIHTGEKTFSSSDC; encoded by the exons atgacttttacgatatttatttcacagctggtgaaactggaggaagatctgatccctattgatgctacagagacacatgtgaggggggatcagccgtgtaaggaggagattactacagatgaccccccag atgacgacaccaggagctcagagggacatctgatatcttCCGATTTTACAGTTGAGGACGATGGtatcatacaagatacatatgagGAGCCTCCCATTATCTCAGCTATGACATCAGCAATTCACAGCAAACATCTGTCATCTGATCCTTTTATagaggttccatcttctgattcatcacagactagtAAGCAGCATAGAATTTACAGAACAGATGTTAAAGAAGAAACAGTTGACACATGGAAGAAGTCAtatccatgttcagaatgtggcaagtgTTTTACCCAAAAGTCACATCTTGTTGTACAtcatagaattcacacaggggagaagccattctcctgttcagaatgtgggaagtgttttctcgataaatcacatcttgtaaaACATCAGAGTATTCACTCAGGAGAgaggccattttcttgttcagaatgtgggaagtgtttttccCAGAAAGCATATCTTTTTAAACATCAGAGAGGTCACACAAAGAAGAAgctattttcctgttcagaatgtgggaattcttttacccagaaatcaaatcttgtttcacatcagagaattcacaccggAGAGaggccattttcctgttcagattgtgggagttgttttacccagaaatcaaatcttgttaaacatcgaagaattcacacaggagagaggccattttcctgttcagaatgtgggaagtgttttacccaGAAACCACATCTTGTTgaccatcagagaactcacacgggagagaagccattttcctgttcaggaTGTTGGAAATCCTTTACCAATAAAAGAAGTCTGGTTAAACATCAGACAATGGTAAATCAtcatagaattcacacaggggaaaagacattttcttcTTCAGACTGTTGA